In Melanotaenia boesemani isolate fMelBoe1 chromosome 18, fMelBoe1.pri, whole genome shotgun sequence, the following proteins share a genomic window:
- the LOC121628739 gene encoding uncharacterized protein LOC121628739 isoform X2, which yields MSEDITLWVSQCVACQASTVKIKQEVSQPFELLGMDLVGKLKTTSDGYQYICVLIDYYTKWPQAYPLKTKSAEEVTKCLLKFVYQFEAPKRVLTDQGKEFVNEINKKVCKMLGIQRSLCAPYHPQTNGLVERMNGTIQRALSKLVQSKPEEWEKHLDAVLFGLRTKRQVTTKLSPYFMMFGREARYPTEIPEDYRVDNSVEENLSIEEATENIVKRDEAIQAVLSSKSIPKSTKCKVEATHKFDVGMKVWRLNPRRQRQKGGKLDQKFLGPYTIVSISGKSVDLKDSQGVITTKINTDHLMCYKEEKPRVPRKCKEVSLTTAVSESMLTTPVSSLQPAPPVSSSHPATPEPSSHPATPEPSSHPATPEPSSHPDKPEPSSRPATPGPSSHPATPEPSSHPATPEPSSHPATPEPSSHPDKPEPSSRPATPEPSSHPDKPEPSSRPATPGPSSHPATPEPSSHPATPEPSSRPATPVSIVTPTSSGPNPSGSGFLNCTLDPSVVKNVKDAWEGENSGVLVSKIGPYKLFFGDIFNTAPQRELESEIDPVLYKYVLGIVNESHHWMLVVMLPGEKRSLFLDPLGESTSKINHCKDISRSFMRLKGLNASRWKCDTVSHPIQKDATSCGVYALKFAECILSGLPVAFDNSVKTIHEMREQIAICLLENTDDLTELCHLCGLVNGDTHWIGCDLCPRWYHRNCLKKKTRKKFVCEVCQKKK from the exons ATGTCAGAAGACATTACTTTGTGG GTGAGTCAGTGTGTGGCATGCCAGGCCAGCACAgtaaagataaaacaagag GTAAGTCAGCCATTTGAGTTACTTGGCATGGATCTTGTGGGAAAACTTAAAACCACATCGGATGGATACCAGTACATATGTGTACTGATTGATTACTACACGAAGTGGCCACAAGCTTATCCCTTAAAGACCAAAAGTGCAGAGGAAGTGACCAAgtgtcttttaaagtttgtataTCAGTTTGAGGCCCCAAAACGGGTCCTGACTGATCAAGGAAAGGAGTTTGTGAATGAG ATCAATAAAAAGGTGTGCAAAATGCTGGGTATTCAGCGAAGCCTTTGTGCCCCGTACCACCCCCAAACAAATGGGTTGGTGGAAAGAATGAATGGCACCATACAGAG AGCACTTTCTAAACTGGTCCAGAGTAAACCAGAGGAGTGGGAAAAACATTTGGATGCTGTTTTATTTGGCCTCCGAACAAAGCGTCAGGTGACCACCAAATTATCTCCCTATTTTATGATGTTTGGCAGGGAAGCCAGGTATCCAACTGAAATCCCAGAAGATTACAGG GTTGACAACAGTGTGGAGGAGAATTTGTCTATTGAGGAAGCAACTGAAAACATTGTTAAACGGGATGAAGCCATTCAGGCTGTGTTGTCCTCAAAAAGTATTCCCAAAAGCACCAAGTGCAAAGTTGAAGCCACCCATAAGTTTGATGTGGGGATGAAAGTGTGGCGACTCAATCCAAGAAGACAAAGGCAAAAAGGAGGAAAGTTGGACCAAAAATTCCTTGGGCCCTACACTATCGTGTCTATTAGTGGAAAAAGTGTTGATCTGAAGGACAGCCAAGGTGTGATCAcaactaaaataaacacagatcaCCTGATGTGTTACAAGGAGGAGAAGCCCAGGGTGCCCCGGAAGTGCAAGGAAGTCTCACTCACCACAGCTGTGTCTGAATCCATGCTCACTACACCGGTCTCCTCACTTCAGCCTGCCCCACCCGTGTCTTCGTCCCATCCTGCCACACCTGAGCCTTCATCCCATCCTGCCACACCTGAGCCTTCGTCCCATCCTGCCACACCTGAGCCTTCTTCCCATCCTGACAAACCTGAGCCTTCATCCCGTCCTGCCACACCTGGGCCTTCGTCCCATCCTGCCACACCTGAGCCTTCTTCCCATCCTGCCACACCTGAGCCTTCGTCCCATCCTGCCACACCTGAGCCTTCATCCCATCCTGACAAACCTGAGCCTTCATCCCGTCCTGCCACACCTGAGCCTTCATCCCATCCTGACAAACCTGAGCCTTCATCCCGTCCTGCCACACCTGGGCCTTCGTCCCATCCTGCCACACCTGAGCCTTCATCCCATCCTGCCACACCTGAGCCTTCATCCCGTCCTGCCACACCTGTGTCCATTGTGACACCCACCTCCTCAGGACCGAATCCTTCAGGCTCTGGTTTTCTAAACTGTACCTTGGATCCCTCAGTTGTCAAAA ATGTGAAAGATGCATGGGAAGGGGAAAACAGTGGTGTTCTTGTGTCCAAAATTGGACCATATAAGTTATTTTTTGGTGACATTTTCAACACGGCCCCTCAAAGAGAACTGGAAAGTGAG ATTGACCCGGTTTTATACAAGTACGTCCTAGGGATAGTCAATGAGAGCCATCACTGGATGCTAGTG GTCATGTTACCAGGAGAGAAGAGGAGTCTTTTCCTGGATCCATTGGGTGAGAGCACATCCAAAATAAATCACTGCAAAGACATTTCCAG ATCATTCATGAGACTCAAGGGTTTAAATGCATCCAGATGGAAATGTGACACAGTCAGTCACCCAATCCAAAAAGATGCCACTTCATGTGGTGTCTATGCATTAAAG tttgCTGAGTGCATCCTGAGTGGCCTTCCTGTtgcatttgacaactcagtgaAAACCATACATGAAATGAGAGAGCAGATTGCGATCTGCCTCCTGGAAAACACAG ACGACTTGACTGAACTTTGCCATCTTTGTGGGCTGGTGAATGGTGACACCCACTGG ATTGGGTGTGACTTGTGCCCACGATGGTATCACCGAAACtgcctgaaaaagaaaacaaggaaaaagttTGTCTGTGAAGTGTGTCAGAAGAAGAAATAA
- the LOC121628739 gene encoding uncharacterized protein LOC121628739 isoform X1 gives MSEDITLWVSQCVACQASTVKIKQEVSQPFELLGMDLVGKLKTTSDGYQYICVLIDYYTKWPQAYPLKTKSAEEVTKCLLKFVYQFEAPKRVLTDQGKEFVNEINKKVCKMLGIQRSLCAPYHPQTNGLVERMNGTIQRALSKLVQSKPEEWEKHLDAVLFGLRTKRQVTTKLSPYFMMFGREARYPTEIPEDYRVDNSVEENLSIEEATENIVKRDEAIQAVLSSKSIPKSTKCKVEATHKFDVGMKVWRLNPRRQRQKGGKLDQKFLGPYTIVSISGKSVDLKDSQGVITTKINTDHLMCYKEEKPRVPRKCKEVSLTTAVSESMLTTPVSSLQPAPPVSSSHPATPEPSSHPATPEPSSHPATPEPSSHPDKPEPSSRPATPGPSSHPATPEPSSHPATPEPSSHPATPEPSSHPDKPEPSSRPATPEPSSHPDKPEPSSRPATPGPSSHPATPEPSSHPATPEPSSRPATPVSIVTPTSSGPNPSGSGFLNCTLDPSVVKNVKDAWEGENSGVLVSKIGPYKLFFGDIFNTAPQRELESEVINAYLTVLVRKFNDKNTERAFVIDSFEMTNIWQQKKPKIKIDPVLYKYVLGIVNESHHWMLVVMLPGEKRSLFLDPLGESTSKINHCKDISRSFMRLKGLNASRWKCDTVSHPIQKDATSCGVYALKFAECILSGLPVAFDNSVKTIHEMREQIAICLLENTDDLTELCHLCGLVNGDTHWIGCDLCPRWYHRNCLKKKTRKKFVCEVCQKKK, from the exons ATGTCAGAAGACATTACTTTGTGG GTGAGTCAGTGTGTGGCATGCCAGGCCAGCACAgtaaagataaaacaagag GTAAGTCAGCCATTTGAGTTACTTGGCATGGATCTTGTGGGAAAACTTAAAACCACATCGGATGGATACCAGTACATATGTGTACTGATTGATTACTACACGAAGTGGCCACAAGCTTATCCCTTAAAGACCAAAAGTGCAGAGGAAGTGACCAAgtgtcttttaaagtttgtataTCAGTTTGAGGCCCCAAAACGGGTCCTGACTGATCAAGGAAAGGAGTTTGTGAATGAG ATCAATAAAAAGGTGTGCAAAATGCTGGGTATTCAGCGAAGCCTTTGTGCCCCGTACCACCCCCAAACAAATGGGTTGGTGGAAAGAATGAATGGCACCATACAGAG AGCACTTTCTAAACTGGTCCAGAGTAAACCAGAGGAGTGGGAAAAACATTTGGATGCTGTTTTATTTGGCCTCCGAACAAAGCGTCAGGTGACCACCAAATTATCTCCCTATTTTATGATGTTTGGCAGGGAAGCCAGGTATCCAACTGAAATCCCAGAAGATTACAGG GTTGACAACAGTGTGGAGGAGAATTTGTCTATTGAGGAAGCAACTGAAAACATTGTTAAACGGGATGAAGCCATTCAGGCTGTGTTGTCCTCAAAAAGTATTCCCAAAAGCACCAAGTGCAAAGTTGAAGCCACCCATAAGTTTGATGTGGGGATGAAAGTGTGGCGACTCAATCCAAGAAGACAAAGGCAAAAAGGAGGAAAGTTGGACCAAAAATTCCTTGGGCCCTACACTATCGTGTCTATTAGTGGAAAAAGTGTTGATCTGAAGGACAGCCAAGGTGTGATCAcaactaaaataaacacagatcaCCTGATGTGTTACAAGGAGGAGAAGCCCAGGGTGCCCCGGAAGTGCAAGGAAGTCTCACTCACCACAGCTGTGTCTGAATCCATGCTCACTACACCGGTCTCCTCACTTCAGCCTGCCCCACCCGTGTCTTCGTCCCATCCTGCCACACCTGAGCCTTCATCCCATCCTGCCACACCTGAGCCTTCGTCCCATCCTGCCACACCTGAGCCTTCTTCCCATCCTGACAAACCTGAGCCTTCATCCCGTCCTGCCACACCTGGGCCTTCGTCCCATCCTGCCACACCTGAGCCTTCTTCCCATCCTGCCACACCTGAGCCTTCGTCCCATCCTGCCACACCTGAGCCTTCATCCCATCCTGACAAACCTGAGCCTTCATCCCGTCCTGCCACACCTGAGCCTTCATCCCATCCTGACAAACCTGAGCCTTCATCCCGTCCTGCCACACCTGGGCCTTCGTCCCATCCTGCCACACCTGAGCCTTCATCCCATCCTGCCACACCTGAGCCTTCATCCCGTCCTGCCACACCTGTGTCCATTGTGACACCCACCTCCTCAGGACCGAATCCTTCAGGCTCTGGTTTTCTAAACTGTACCTTGGATCCCTCAGTTGTCAAAA ATGTGAAAGATGCATGGGAAGGGGAAAACAGTGGTGTTCTTGTGTCCAAAATTGGACCATATAAGTTATTTTTTGGTGACATTTTCAACACGGCCCCTCAAAGAGAACTGGAAAGTGAG GTTATAAATGCATACCTGACCGTGCTGGTGAGAAAAttcaatgacaaaaacacagaaagggCATTTGTCATTGACTCCTTTGAAATGACAAACATATGGCAACAGAAAAAACCAAAGATAAAA ATTGACCCGGTTTTATACAAGTACGTCCTAGGGATAGTCAATGAGAGCCATCACTGGATGCTAGTG GTCATGTTACCAGGAGAGAAGAGGAGTCTTTTCCTGGATCCATTGGGTGAGAGCACATCCAAAATAAATCACTGCAAAGACATTTCCAG ATCATTCATGAGACTCAAGGGTTTAAATGCATCCAGATGGAAATGTGACACAGTCAGTCACCCAATCCAAAAAGATGCCACTTCATGTGGTGTCTATGCATTAAAG tttgCTGAGTGCATCCTGAGTGGCCTTCCTGTtgcatttgacaactcagtgaAAACCATACATGAAATGAGAGAGCAGATTGCGATCTGCCTCCTGGAAAACACAG ACGACTTGACTGAACTTTGCCATCTTTGTGGGCTGGTGAATGGTGACACCCACTGG ATTGGGTGTGACTTGTGCCCACGATGGTATCACCGAAACtgcctgaaaaagaaaacaaggaaaaagttTGTCTGTGAAGTGTGTCAGAAGAAGAAATAA